In Kitasatospora gansuensis, a genomic segment contains:
- a CDS encoding tellurite resistance/C4-dicarboxylate transporter family protein, translating to MERHRPHRWADLTPAAGAAVMATGIVSVGLHLTGRQVLSAVLLVLAAGLWVVLAADFTWRLLRDRDRWITEADTPPALTGVAATCVLGTRLALSGRHPAAAVLLAVATLAWPGLLITVIRHWRRRMPGAAFLVCVATQALAVLAAVLAPVYGSWLARGALVLFCLGVLLYGLALFHFDPRQVVSGAGDQWVAGGAMAISALAGSKLLPSPLWTGTAHTVLRTATLTLLGLALAWYLVLAAAELARPRLSYDIRRWATVFPLGMTAVACLNAGPATGVHQLSTLGRPLLWIATAVWLLTLVGFLRRAWSEAADPTP from the coding sequence GTGGAGAGACACCGCCCGCATCGATGGGCCGACCTGACCCCCGCCGCCGGAGCCGCGGTCATGGCCACCGGCATCGTCTCCGTGGGGCTGCACCTGACCGGCCGCCAGGTGCTGTCCGCGGTCCTGCTCGTGCTGGCCGCCGGGCTGTGGGTGGTCCTGGCCGCCGACTTCACCTGGCGGCTGCTGCGTGACCGGGACCGGTGGATCACCGAGGCCGACACCCCGCCCGCCCTCACCGGCGTCGCCGCCACCTGCGTGCTCGGCACCCGGCTGGCCCTGTCCGGCCGGCACCCGGCGGCCGCCGTCCTGCTCGCGGTCGCCACGCTCGCCTGGCCGGGACTGCTGATCACCGTGATCCGCCACTGGCGGCGCCGGATGCCCGGGGCGGCGTTCCTGGTCTGCGTCGCCACCCAGGCGCTCGCGGTACTGGCCGCCGTCCTCGCCCCGGTCTACGGCAGCTGGCTGGCCCGGGGCGCGCTCGTGCTGTTCTGCCTCGGCGTGCTGCTCTACGGTCTGGCGCTGTTCCACTTCGATCCGCGACAGGTCGTCAGCGGCGCCGGCGACCAGTGGGTCGCCGGCGGGGCGATGGCGATCTCCGCGCTGGCGGGCTCCAAGCTCCTGCCCTCCCCGCTGTGGACCGGCACCGCCCACACCGTGCTCCGTACCGCGACGCTCACCCTGCTCGGCCTCGCCCTGGCCTGGTACCTGGTCCTGGCGGCCGCCGAGCTCGCGCGCCCTCGGCTGTCCTACGACATCCGCCGCTGGGCCACCGTCTTCCCGCTCGGCATGACCGCCGTCGCCTGCCTGAACGCCGGCCCCGCCACCGGCGTCCACCAGCTCTCCACCCTGGGCCGGCCGCTCCTGTGGATCGCCACCGCCGTCTGGCTGCTCACCCTCGTCGGGTTTCTGCGCCGGGCCTGGTCGGAAGCCGCCGACCCGACGCCGTGA
- a CDS encoding ABC transporter ATP-binding protein, whose amino-acid sequence MNPRLSGQGLTLAYEQRTVARDLTVTIPDNSFTVIVGPNACGKSTLLRALARVLRPKDGQVLLDGRDIATVAPRTVARTLGLLPQSSVAPDGITVAELVSRGRHPHQGLLRQWSREDERITDESMAATGVLELADRQVEELSGGQRQRVWIAMALAQQTPLLLLDEPTTYLDIAHQIEVLDLCARLHEEQGRTLVAVLHDLNHAARYATHLIAMRDGEVLAEGDPARIVTADLVEQVFRLRCRVIEDPETGKPLVIPAARARA is encoded by the coding sequence ATGAACCCCCGACTGTCTGGACAGGGCCTGACCCTCGCGTACGAACAGCGCACCGTCGCCCGGGACTTGACGGTGACGATCCCGGACAACTCGTTCACCGTGATCGTCGGCCCGAACGCCTGCGGCAAGTCCACCCTGCTGCGGGCGCTGGCCCGGGTGCTCCGGCCCAAGGACGGTCAGGTCCTGCTGGACGGCCGGGACATCGCGACCGTCGCACCGCGCACCGTGGCCCGCACCCTCGGCCTGCTGCCGCAGAGCTCGGTCGCCCCCGACGGCATCACGGTCGCCGAGCTGGTCTCCCGGGGCCGCCACCCGCACCAGGGGCTGCTGCGGCAGTGGTCCCGGGAGGACGAGCGGATCACCGACGAGTCGATGGCCGCCACCGGCGTCCTGGAGCTGGCGGACCGTCAGGTCGAGGAACTCTCCGGCGGCCAGCGGCAGCGGGTCTGGATCGCCATGGCGCTGGCCCAGCAGACCCCGCTGCTCCTGCTGGACGAGCCCACCACCTACCTCGACATCGCCCACCAGATCGAGGTGCTCGACCTCTGCGCCCGGCTGCACGAGGAGCAGGGCCGCACCCTGGTCGCCGTCCTGCACGACCTCAACCACGCGGCCAGGTACGCCACCCACCTGATCGCCATGCGGGACGGCGAGGTGCTCGCCGAGGGCGACCCGGCCCGGATCGTCACGGCCGACCTGGTCGAACAGGTCTTCCGGCTCCGCTGCCGGGTGATCGAGGACCCGGAGACCGGCAAGCCCCTGGTGATCCCGGCCGCCCGCGCCCGGGCCTGA
- a CDS encoding adenylate kinase family protein gives MRVVLFQSPVFTRESPAASLAEALAVPEIHLGDLMRAHLSQGTELGIRAAEIINSGNLFPDEMITAVIRDHLHRSARADFLLVGHPHSAAQALALDELLRELGTPLDSVLYLKLPERDVERHVHLLASRQGAANEIGVRLRFESHEAMMVPIAQHYAGQGLLITVDAVGTPDEISRRALTALRERAPRP, from the coding sequence ATGCGCGTCGTTCTCTTCCAATCACCAGTGTTCACGCGGGAATCCCCTGCCGCGTCACTCGCTGAGGCCCTGGCAGTGCCGGAGATCCACCTCGGCGATCTCATGCGCGCTCACCTCTCCCAGGGCACCGAGCTGGGGATCCGAGCCGCCGAGATCATCAACTCCGGCAACCTGTTCCCCGACGAGATGATCACCGCGGTCATCCGCGACCACCTGCATCGGTCGGCCCGTGCGGACTTCCTCCTCGTCGGACACCCGCACAGCGCCGCCCAGGCGCTCGCGCTGGACGAGTTGCTCCGCGAGCTCGGCACGCCGCTCGACAGCGTGCTGTACCTGAAGCTTCCCGAGCGGGACGTGGAGCGTCACGTCCACCTCCTGGCCAGCCGCCAAGGGGCCGCCAACGAGATCGGCGTCCGCCTCCGGTTCGAGTCACACGAAGCGATGATGGTGCCCATCGCCCAGCACTACGCCGGGCAGGGCCTCCTGATCACGGTCGACGCCGTCGGCACACCCGACGAGATTTCCAGGCGCGCGCTCACCGCACTCCGGGAGCGCGCCCCCCGGCCCTGA
- a CDS encoding discoidin domain-containing protein translates to MGVTRRTFLQAAAAAGIAGATGLGETAVAASAPGDVVGKVTVGYQGWFACPGDGAPVNGWWHWAQNWGQAPSPANSAVVAWPDVRDYPTTYRTAYDSLGNGQPASLFSSYDQSTVDVHFRWMKQYGIDTAALQRFNPTGGEGPTRDAMAGKVRSAAESQGVKFYLMYDVSDWTTMQADIKTDWTNKMGAHTSSSAYARQNGKPVVCIWGFGFNDKQRPFGPDACLDVVNWFKAQGCYVIGGVPTWWRTGDRDSRPGFTGVYHAFDMLSPWLVGRIGSVADADNFYNVATVPDLADCAARGIDYQPCVLPGGVSGRQRAHGDFMWRQFYNMGRAGVPSVYISMFDEYNEGNQIAKTAESQTWVPVGSGFLALDEDGTACSSDYYLRLTGDGGRMLKGQLALTAVRPTPPVVSSPPVNLALHRPTSESSHTQAYGSGNTVDGDPNSYWESANNAFPQWLQVDLGAATGVRRIVLTLPPATAWATRTQTVAVQGSTDGTSFGQLLAATGCTFDPATGNTATLTLPATATTRYVLLVFTANTGWPAGQVSELRVYAA, encoded by the coding sequence ATGGGTGTCACGCGTCGGACGTTCCTGCAGGCCGCGGCCGCGGCGGGCATCGCCGGAGCAACGGGGCTCGGGGAGACCGCGGTAGCGGCGAGCGCGCCCGGCGATGTGGTCGGCAAGGTGACTGTGGGCTACCAAGGCTGGTTCGCCTGCCCCGGGGACGGTGCCCCGGTCAACGGCTGGTGGCACTGGGCCCAGAACTGGGGCCAGGCGCCGTCCCCCGCCAACAGCGCCGTCGTCGCCTGGCCCGACGTCCGCGACTACCCGACCACCTACCGCACCGCCTACGACAGCCTCGGCAACGGGCAGCCCGCCTCGCTGTTCTCCTCCTACGACCAGTCGACCGTCGACGTGCACTTCCGCTGGATGAAGCAGTACGGCATCGACACCGCCGCTCTCCAGCGCTTCAACCCCACCGGCGGCGAGGGGCCGACCCGCGACGCGATGGCGGGCAAGGTGCGCAGCGCGGCGGAGTCCCAGGGCGTCAAGTTCTACCTGATGTACGACGTCTCCGACTGGACGACCATGCAGGCGGACATCAAGACCGACTGGACGAACAAGATGGGGGCGCACACCTCCTCGTCCGCCTACGCGCGGCAGAACGGCAAGCCGGTGGTGTGCATCTGGGGCTTCGGCTTCAACGACAAGCAGCGGCCGTTCGGGCCGGACGCCTGCCTGGACGTGGTGAACTGGTTCAAGGCGCAGGGCTGTTACGTGATCGGCGGGGTGCCGACCTGGTGGCGGACCGGCGACCGGGATTCCCGGCCCGGGTTCACCGGCGTCTACCACGCGTTCGACATGCTCTCGCCGTGGCTGGTCGGCCGGATCGGCAGCGTCGCGGACGCCGACAACTTCTACAACGTCGCGACCGTGCCCGACCTCGCCGACTGCGCCGCGCGCGGCATCGACTACCAGCCGTGCGTGCTGCCCGGCGGGGTCTCCGGTCGGCAGCGCGCCCACGGCGACTTCATGTGGCGGCAGTTCTACAACATGGGCCGGGCCGGGGTGCCGAGCGTCTACATCTCCATGTTCGACGAGTACAACGAGGGCAACCAGATCGCCAAGACCGCCGAGTCCCAGACCTGGGTACCGGTCGGCTCGGGCTTCCTCGCGCTCGACGAGGACGGCACCGCCTGCTCCTCCGACTACTACCTGCGGCTGACCGGCGACGGCGGCCGGATGCTCAAGGGCCAGCTCGCCCTCACTGCCGTCCGACCCACCCCACCAGTAGTCAGCTCACCCCCCGTCAACCTCGCACTGCACCGGCCGACCTCCGAGAGCAGCCACACCCAGGCGTACGGCTCCGGCAACACCGTGGACGGCGATCCGAACAGCTACTGGGAGAGCGCCAACAACGCCTTCCCGCAGTGGCTCCAGGTCGACCTGGGCGCCGCCACCGGCGTCCGCCGGATCGTCCTCACCCTGCCGCCCGCCACCGCCTGGGCCACCCGGACCCAGACCGTCGCCGTCCAGGGCAGCACCGACGGCACCTCCTTCGGGCAGCTGCTGGCCGCCACGGGCTGCACCTTCGACCCGGCCACCGGGAACACCGCCACCCTGACCCTGCCCGCCACCGCGACCACCCGGTACGTCCTGCTCGTCTTCACCGCCAACACGGGCTGGCCGGCCGGGCAGGTCTCCGAGCTCCGGGTGTACGCCGCCTGA
- a CDS encoding FecCD family ABC transporter permease: MKVFRTTGGLSVQLRPRALTVGLACLLAALAVGVLAIGSGDFPISPAEVLRALAGNGDPAQEFIVRELRLPRVATALLVGAALALSGAVFQSLVRNPLGSPDVLGFTQGSAAGALTAIVLFGGGSFALSLGALAGGVLTGVLIHLLAWRHGVHGSRLVLTGIGIAAILTGLNGYLLTRAQLTDAARAMLWLTGSLDGRGWEQAVPLLAALAVLVPVVLFGFGRSLRLLEMGDEAAFALGVRVRLVRPVLLAAAVLLASFAAAAAGPVSFVALTAPQLARRLTRAPGPNLAASMTVGAALLVGADWLAQHLVPDRQLPVGVVTGVLGGGYLVWLLATERKAGRI, from the coding sequence ATGAAGGTGTTCAGGACCACCGGCGGACTGTCCGTCCAACTCCGGCCCCGGGCACTGACGGTGGGCCTGGCCTGCCTGCTGGCGGCGCTGGCCGTCGGGGTGCTGGCGATCGGCAGCGGCGACTTCCCGATCTCCCCGGCCGAGGTACTCCGGGCGCTGGCCGGGAACGGCGACCCGGCCCAGGAGTTCATCGTCCGTGAACTGCGGCTGCCCCGGGTGGCCACCGCCCTGCTGGTGGGCGCCGCGCTCGCGCTGTCCGGCGCGGTGTTCCAGTCGCTGGTGCGCAATCCGCTCGGCAGCCCCGACGTGCTGGGCTTCACCCAGGGCTCGGCCGCCGGGGCACTGACCGCGATCGTGCTGTTCGGCGGCGGCTCGTTCGCCCTGTCGCTCGGCGCGCTGGCCGGCGGGGTGCTGACCGGCGTCCTGATCCACCTGCTGGCCTGGCGGCACGGCGTGCACGGCAGCCGGCTGGTACTGACCGGCATCGGCATCGCCGCGATCCTCACCGGCCTCAACGGCTACCTGCTCACCCGGGCCCAACTCACCGACGCCGCCCGGGCAATGCTCTGGCTGACCGGCAGCCTGGACGGGCGAGGCTGGGAGCAGGCCGTCCCGCTGCTGGCCGCACTGGCCGTGCTGGTGCCGGTGGTGCTGTTCGGCTTCGGGCGCTCGCTGCGCCTGCTGGAGATGGGCGACGAGGCCGCGTTCGCGCTCGGCGTCCGGGTGCGGCTGGTCCGGCCGGTGCTGCTGGCCGCCGCCGTCCTGCTCGCCTCCTTCGCGGCGGCCGCCGCCGGGCCGGTCTCCTTCGTCGCCCTGACCGCCCCTCAGCTGGCCCGCCGGCTGACCCGGGCACCGGGGCCGAACCTGGCGGCCTCGATGACGGTCGGCGCAGCACTGCTGGTCGGCGCCGACTGGCTGGCCCAGCACCTGGTCCCCGACCGGCAGTTGCCGGTCGGCGTGGTCACCGGCGTGCTCGGCGGCGGCTACCTGGTGTGGCTGCTGGCCACCGAACGCAAGGCGGGACGGATATGA
- a CDS encoding monooxygenase produces the protein MRGGRVAVVGGSIAGCAFASAAARAGAGEVVVLERTSGQLADRGVGLAIHDDRAAELAGTGVLAPGIAAHRLTRRKWLVQDGDSRTGRVMWDQPFPFHSYHWGLLWRGMRAATPAGVDYRQGAAVESVRGYADRAEVRLADGSVERFDLVVGADGYRSVVREAVCPGARPSYAGYICWRGSYPADRLAALGTPADGGTDWPTTDAVTVGIPGGSCVIYRIPGPDGPMVNWVCYAVPPETGLRLDDPTSLPPGGVTGELAAHLAWLAQRWFPPYWVGVIGLTPPERTFVQPIYDLETELTVGERLLLAGDAASVVRPHNTSGAAKALQDATAFEAAWRQADSWDGLLRSYQAARGATGRELVALARRLGLAQAERTPDWSAMTEPAMTAWWRQQLDGVADIGGQALPPTRESVPEAPR, from the coding sequence ATGCGCGGAGGTCGGGTCGCGGTGGTCGGCGGCAGTATCGCGGGCTGCGCGTTCGCGTCGGCGGCGGCCCGGGCGGGGGCCGGCGAGGTGGTGGTGCTGGAGCGGACCAGTGGGCAGTTGGCGGATCGTGGGGTGGGTCTGGCGATCCATGACGACCGGGCCGCCGAGCTGGCGGGTACCGGGGTGCTCGCCCCGGGTATCGCCGCGCACCGGCTGACCCGGCGCAAGTGGCTGGTCCAGGACGGGGATTCCCGGACCGGGCGGGTGATGTGGGATCAGCCCTTCCCGTTCCACTCCTACCACTGGGGCCTGCTCTGGCGCGGGATGCGCGCGGCCACCCCGGCCGGCGTGGACTACCGGCAGGGCGCGGCGGTGGAGAGCGTGCGCGGGTACGCCGACCGGGCCGAAGTACGGCTGGCGGACGGGTCGGTGGAGCGGTTCGACCTGGTGGTGGGTGCGGACGGCTACCGGTCGGTGGTCAGGGAGGCGGTCTGTCCCGGTGCCCGGCCGAGCTACGCCGGGTACATCTGCTGGCGCGGCAGCTACCCCGCCGACCGGCTGGCCGCGCTGGGCACCCCGGCGGACGGCGGCACCGACTGGCCGACCACCGACGCGGTCACCGTCGGTATCCCGGGCGGCAGTTGCGTGATCTACCGGATCCCCGGGCCGGACGGGCCGATGGTGAACTGGGTGTGCTACGCCGTCCCGCCGGAGACCGGCCTGCGGCTGGACGACCCGACCAGCCTCCCGCCGGGCGGGGTGACGGGTGAACTGGCCGCCCACCTGGCCTGGTTGGCGCAGCGCTGGTTCCCGCCGTACTGGGTTGGGGTGATCGGGCTGACCCCGCCGGAGCGTACCTTCGTGCAGCCGATCTACGACCTGGAGACCGAACTCACGGTGGGGGAGCGCCTGTTGCTCGCCGGGGACGCCGCCTCGGTGGTCCGGCCGCACAACACCAGCGGCGCGGCCAAGGCCCTGCAGGACGCCACCGCCTTCGAGGCGGCCTGGCGGCAGGCAGACTCCTGGGACGGTCTGCTCCGCTCCTACCAGGCGGCCCGGGGCGCCACCGGCCGGGAGCTGGTCGCCCTGGCCCGCCGCCTCGGCCTGGCCCAGGCGGAACGTACCCCCGACTGGTCGGCGATGACCGAACCGGCGATGACCGCCTGGTGGCGGCAGCAGCTGGACGGCGTGGCCGACATCGGTGGCCAGGCCCTGCCGCCGACGCGGGAGAGCGTCCCGGAGGCGCCGCGCTGA
- a CDS encoding NUDIX hydrolase, giving the protein MIRSVFEQRPLDAAVADAGSATLEFDRAGAWLRSALVGAVEPLGAEVWVLDAALEQIVLVRHPWRGLVPPGGKVEPGECPRAGAARELAEETGLRPRLLERPAAVAVRSFGPGWSETLSLSYAAIGDPEEPLIAEDGQPAAWMRLDQGWDSCFPEDVLRIRQYVKLLRSGPPPGAP; this is encoded by the coding sequence ATGATCCGTAGCGTGTTCGAGCAGCGACCGCTGGATGCTGCCGTCGCTGACGCCGGGAGCGCGACGCTGGAGTTCGACCGGGCCGGGGCCTGGTTGCGCTCTGCGCTGGTTGGCGCTGTGGAGCCGTTGGGCGCCGAGGTGTGGGTCCTGGATGCAGCCCTGGAGCAGATCGTGCTGGTCAGGCATCCGTGGCGCGGGCTGGTCCCGCCCGGTGGCAAGGTCGAGCCCGGAGAGTGTCCGCGTGCTGGCGCGGCCCGGGAACTGGCCGAGGAGACCGGGCTGCGGCCACGGTTGTTGGAGCGGCCCGCCGCGGTGGCGGTGCGGTCGTTCGGTCCGGGTTGGTCGGAGACGCTGTCCCTCTCCTATGCCGCGATCGGCGACCCGGAGGAGCCGCTGATCGCGGAGGACGGGCAGCCTGCGGCCTGGATGCGGCTGGACCAGGGCTGGGACAGCTGCTTCCCCGAAGACGTGCTGCGCATCCGGCAGTACGTGAAGCTTCTGAGGTCGGGACCCCCGCCTGGTGCCCCCTAA
- a CDS encoding FecCD family ABC transporter permease: MSSKAPPSVAGPLRLPGRQARRAAGLFTCLLLLLAVCALSLAVGARQLTLPQVWHGLWDEGSTGWTVVHEMRLPRTLLGLLVGCALGLAGGVMQALTRNPLADPGLLGINAGASAAVATAITFLGVTSFTGYIWFALLGAALVSAAVYAVGGGRGATPARLALAGAALNATLYSYVSAVMLLSAASLERMRFWTVGSLASAQPGTVVKLLPFVLAGSLLALALAQPLNALALGEDSATALGARPGRVRTGALVAVGLLCGAATAACGPIVFVGLLVPHLVRTLTGPDLRWLLPYCAVLAPVLMLGADVLGRVLGRPGELQVGIVTAVLGGPVFLYFVRRPKAVRA, encoded by the coding sequence GTGTCCTCCAAAGCTCCCCCCTCGGTGGCGGGCCCGCTCCGCCTGCCGGGGCGTCAGGCCCGCCGGGCCGCCGGACTGTTCACCTGCCTCCTGCTGCTGCTCGCCGTCTGCGCGCTCAGCCTCGCCGTCGGCGCCCGCCAGCTGACGCTGCCCCAGGTCTGGCACGGGCTCTGGGACGAGGGTTCGACCGGCTGGACCGTCGTGCACGAGATGCGCCTCCCCCGCACCCTGCTCGGACTGCTGGTCGGCTGCGCCCTCGGCCTCGCGGGCGGCGTGATGCAGGCCCTGACCCGCAATCCGCTGGCCGACCCCGGCCTGCTCGGTATCAACGCGGGCGCCTCGGCGGCCGTCGCCACAGCGATCACCTTCCTCGGCGTCACGAGCTTCACCGGCTACATCTGGTTCGCCCTGCTCGGCGCCGCCCTGGTCTCGGCCGCGGTGTACGCGGTCGGCGGCGGCCGCGGCGCCACCCCCGCCCGGCTGGCCCTGGCCGGAGCCGCGCTGAACGCCACGCTCTACTCGTACGTCAGCGCGGTGATGCTGCTCAGCGCGGCCTCCCTGGAGCGGATGCGGTTCTGGACCGTCGGCTCGCTCGCCTCCGCGCAGCCGGGCACCGTGGTCAAGCTGCTGCCGTTCGTCCTGGCCGGCTCGCTGCTCGCGCTGGCGCTCGCCCAGCCTCTCAACGCCCTTGCGCTGGGCGAGGATTCGGCCACCGCGCTGGGCGCCAGGCCCGGCCGGGTCCGGACCGGCGCACTGGTCGCGGTCGGCCTGCTCTGCGGGGCGGCCACCGCCGCGTGCGGACCGATCGTCTTCGTCGGCCTGCTGGTCCCGCACCTGGTCCGCACCCTCACCGGGCCCGACCTGCGCTGGCTGCTGCCGTACTGCGCGGTGCTGGCCCCCGTGCTGATGCTCGGCGCGGACGTGCTCGGCCGGGTGCTGGGCCGGCCCGGCGAGCTCCAGGTGGGCATCGTCACGGCGGTGCTCGGCGGGCCGGTCTTCCTGTACTTCGTCCGGCGGCCGAAGGCGGTGCGGGCATGA
- a CDS encoding NPCBM/NEW2 domain-containing protein: protein MIEVENMSLTNFATDTVNHTWNGNTVDNVTYARGVAGQTSIARTTFNGVAGTYDLITRYNGKTANGVTYKLSVNSALVDSWATSQRYGRDYTDPMNIDTRTSSKVALKAGDTVELTATSVGEVPRVDRITIQEHVGAPTSTLSIASPNATLNDGFNWGKNRALGMTFYPGNPMMGHEPEWWRLKDATHTTVAPGYWGAYTNRESYYNRDISHQSDGAHVLGLDAETLNMLKTFAGDAAKPGQNGWPLWAHSSSGAMYYIDGTGFRELPSPFNLMTKAYKQYQWTGNADWINDPTLAAYYDSTMGQFLTNHEVTWNDANPAAEQPVSRKQAGEYTATFFEFPNENLVSAADSLGYQYQSMLAYSEILKAKGDTANSTKWADRAQRVRNNFEANWWDAANNRYVRGKDAAGTGYSSWGHEASFLMMLTGLGDHGARTNGYLDFIAANDDNLNVEATSYLPEMYYQYNRSTEGWAWLKKLMTGKDNYPEISFLAVSSVVDGMMGVQPDAPHHKVSTISRLTSETPWVELDHLKVGDNDLKLKHTGTTASTLTNNSGGTVSWEAEFYGTPATITVNGVAQTPQTKTLYGKTVSYVTVPVAVGASVTATVGTAGGNEQTVDLSDLTWSSARSDFGTVQKDRSVDSRPITLNGTAYPKGLGTHANGAITYALNGAYARFRSDVGVDDEVSANATVKFEVWGDGVKLYESPAAMTPASATQSIDVSVAGVNSLVLKVTDAGDGINSDHADWAGAKLIGNPQTPTALSDLNWTGTPTIGSGTVRKDKSVDANPIRLNGTAYAKGVGTHATSAITYALNGAYARFRSDVGVDDEVSANATVKFEVWGDGVKLYESPAAMTPASATQSIDVSVAGVNSLVLKVTDAGDGINSDHADWAGAELTR from the coding sequence GTGATCGAAGTCGAGAACATGTCGCTGACCAACTTCGCGACGGACACCGTGAACCACACCTGGAACGGCAACACGGTCGACAACGTCACCTACGCCCGGGGTGTCGCAGGGCAGACGAGCATCGCCCGCACGACCTTCAACGGCGTCGCCGGCACCTACGACCTGATCACGCGCTACAACGGCAAGACCGCCAACGGGGTGACGTACAAGCTCTCCGTGAACTCCGCCCTGGTGGATTCCTGGGCGACCTCCCAGCGGTACGGCCGGGACTACACCGACCCGATGAACATCGACACCCGTACGTCGAGCAAGGTGGCGCTCAAGGCCGGTGACACCGTCGAGTTGACGGCCACCTCCGTCGGCGAGGTGCCGCGGGTCGACCGGATCACGATTCAGGAGCACGTGGGGGCGCCGACCAGCACGCTGTCCATCGCTTCGCCGAACGCGACCCTGAACGACGGCTTCAACTGGGGCAAGAACCGGGCCCTGGGCATGACGTTCTATCCGGGAAACCCGATGATGGGTCACGAACCGGAGTGGTGGCGCCTCAAGGACGCCACGCACACGACGGTGGCGCCCGGCTACTGGGGTGCGTACACCAACCGGGAGTCCTACTACAACCGGGACATCTCCCACCAGTCGGACGGCGCGCACGTGCTCGGCCTGGACGCCGAGACGTTGAACATGCTGAAGACCTTCGCCGGTGACGCCGCAAAGCCGGGGCAGAACGGCTGGCCGCTGTGGGCGCACAGCTCGTCCGGAGCCATGTACTACATCGACGGCACCGGCTTCCGGGAGCTGCCGTCGCCGTTCAACCTGATGACCAAGGCGTACAAGCAGTACCAGTGGACGGGCAACGCGGACTGGATCAACGATCCGACCCTCGCCGCGTACTACGACTCGACGATGGGTCAGTTCCTCACCAACCACGAGGTGACCTGGAACGACGCCAACCCGGCTGCCGAGCAGCCGGTTTCGCGGAAGCAGGCGGGGGAGTACACGGCGACGTTCTTCGAGTTCCCGAACGAGAACCTGGTCTCGGCGGCCGATTCGCTCGGGTACCAGTACCAGTCGATGCTGGCGTACTCGGAGATCCTGAAGGCGAAGGGCGACACCGCCAACAGCACGAAGTGGGCCGACCGGGCCCAGCGGGTGCGCAACAACTTCGAGGCGAACTGGTGGGACGCGGCGAACAACCGGTACGTCCGCGGCAAGGACGCTGCCGGTACGGGCTACAGCAGTTGGGGCCACGAGGCCAGCTTCCTGATGATGCTGACCGGGCTGGGCGACCACGGTGCCAGGACCAACGGCTACCTGGACTTCATCGCCGCCAACGATGACAACCTGAACGTCGAGGCGACCTCGTACCTGCCGGAGATGTACTACCAGTACAACCGGTCCACCGAGGGCTGGGCGTGGCTCAAGAAGCTCATGACCGGCAAGGACAACTACCCGGAGATCTCGTTCCTGGCGGTCAGCAGCGTCGTCGACGGGATGATGGGCGTGCAGCCGGACGCCCCGCACCACAAGGTGTCCACCATCTCGCGGCTGACCTCCGAGACGCCGTGGGTCGAGCTCGACCACCTCAAGGTCGGCGACAACGACCTGAAGCTGAAGCACACCGGCACGACGGCCTCCACGTTGACCAACAACTCGGGTGGCACCGTGAGTTGGGAGGCCGAGTTCTACGGCACCCCCGCCACGATCACCGTGAACGGGGTCGCGCAGACGCCGCAGACCAAGACGCTGTACGGCAAGACGGTGTCCTACGTGACCGTTCCGGTGGCCGTCGGTGCGTCCGTGACCGCGACCGTCGGCACCGCCGGCGGGAACGAGCAGACTGTCGACCTGAGCGATCTCACCTGGAGCAGCGCCCGGAGCGACTTCGGCACGGTCCAGAAGGACCGGAGCGTCGACTCCAGGCCGATCACGCTCAACGGCACGGCTTACCCCAAGGGCCTTGGCACGCACGCCAACGGCGCGATCACGTACGCGCTGAACGGTGCGTACGCGCGGTTCCGTTCGGATGTGGGTGTGGACGACGAGGTCAGTGCGAACGCGACGGTGAAGTTCGAGGTCTGGGGTGACGGCGTCAAGCTGTACGAGAGCCCGGCCGCGATGACGCCGGCCAGTGCGACGCAGTCGATCGACGTCAGCGTCGCGGGCGTCAACTCGCTGGTGCTGAAGGTGACGGACGCGGGTGACGGCATCAACAGCGACCACGCCGACTGGGCCGGAGCCAAGCTCATCGGCAACCCCCAGACGCCGACGGCCCTCAGCGACCTGAACTGGACCGGTACCCCCACCATCGGTTCGGGCACCGTCCGCAAGGACAAGAGTGTCGACGCGAACCCGATCCGGCTGAACGGCACCGCCTACGCCAAAGGCGTAGGTACGCACGCCACCAGCGCCATCACGTACGCGCTGAACGGTGCGTACGCGCGGTTCCGTTCGGATGTGGGTGTGGACGACGAGGTCAGTGCGAACGCGACGGTGAAGTTCGAGGTCTGGGGTGACGGCGTCAAGCTGTACGAGAGCCCGGCCGCGATGACCCCGGCGAGTGCGACGCAGTCGATCGACGTCAGCGTCGCGGGCGTCAACTCGCTGGTGCTGAAGGTGACGGACGCGGGTGACGGCATCAACAGCGACCACGCCGACTGGGCCGGAGCCGAACTGACGCGGTAA